The nucleotide window CACACCTCCCTTACCGTTTGTGCAAGTGCCATTCGTACCTGCTGGCAAAGCTTTGATAAAAGCGATGAAGGGGGTCAAAAAGACCGTGATCTCATCGACCGCGTAGGCAACAAGTTTAAACACGCTTCCACCCTAGAACACTTGGTGTATACCTTCTACATCCAAGGCATTTCCCGTGCTCTTTTACAAGAGCTTTCGCGCCACCGTTTAGCCTCTCCTTCCGTTAAATCCACCCGCTATACCCTTAAAGAGCTCAAAGCCGAAGAACCCTTTACATGTAACGAAACCGCGCGGGCTGAAAAATACCTTGTGTTTACAGGAGATGCGCGGGTTGATGCTATGAGTATTCAAGCCTTAGAAAACGTACGCTTAGTATTAAACGAAGGAATTGGCAATGACAAAGCCAAATACTGTTTGCCTGAGAGTTATAAAACGGAATTAACATGGACTATTAACGCCCGAAGTTTGCAAAATTTTCTTACGTTGCGTAGTAATAAAAGTGCCTTATGGGAAATCCAAAACCTCGCCCGCGCGTTGTACGCAGCCTTACCCCAAGACCACCAATACCTCTTTAGTGTCGAAGAACCTCAATAACCTTTACATGTAAGGCTATCTTACGCGTTGTGCATGGGTGAGTGCCACCGCGATAGCATCGGTAATATCTAGGGGTTTTATGGCTTGCTTAATCCCTAAAATCCGCC belongs to Sulfurospirillum tamanense and includes:
- the thyX gene encoding FAD-dependent thymidylate synthase, giving the protein MQVTLLQHTSLTVCASAIRTCWQSFDKSDEGGQKDRDLIDRVGNKFKHASTLEHLVYTFYIQGISRALLQELSRHRLASPSVKSTRYTLKELKAEEPFTCNETARAEKYLVFTGDARVDAMSIQALENVRLVLNEGIGNDKAKYCLPESYKTELTWTINARSLQNFLTLRSNKSALWEIQNLARALYAALPQDHQYLFSVEEPQ